CGACACGCAACGCACGGTCTACGAGGAGGCGTTCGATGGCTCCTGCCAGCGCGGCTGCGTCATGCTGGGCCACCGTCAAGCCCGTTTCGCCGTCCCGCACCACTTCCGGGATGCCGGTCACGTTCGTCGAAACGCAGGGGGTTCCGAGCGCCATCGCTTCCGCAAGCACCGTCGGCAGACCGTCGCGATTGCCATCGGCGCCCACGACGCAGGGCGCCACCAACACCGCCGCACTCTGAACGCACCTGGCGACGTCGCCCTGCGGGCGTGGGCCCAACAGCTCGACCCATCCCCGGAGTCCAAGGTCCTCGACTTGGCGGCGCAAGGCCTCCGCGAGCGGCCCGGGGCCTATGATCTGGCAAGTGAACTCTCCGCCGCCACGGGCAAGGATTGCGCACGCGTCGATCAGGTCCGCGAACCCCTTTTTCTCGATCAGGCGGCCGACCGCCACGATCCGTGGGGGACGGTCTTCTGGCGATTCGTATGGGAACCGCTCGAGATCGAGGCCGTTGTAGATGCGCTGCACGTGTCCTGCCGCGCCACCGAACACCCTGCGCAGGTGTTGCAGATTGTAGTCGCTCACCGTGACCACGGCCGCTGCATCGCTCAGCTTCCGTCGCAAATCGTCCGGCCGGACGCTCTCATGGAAGAGGTCCTTGGCGTGTGCAGTGAAGCTGTA
Above is a window of Deltaproteobacteria bacterium DNA encoding:
- a CDS encoding glycosyltransferase family 4 protein; its protein translation is MSASESLRVGYVLKRYPRYSETFIVNELIAHERAGLGLEIFALRPPNDTHFQDMIARVRAPTNYLLLPAEGLTTDTLTADALRAASFWEVLEKASDVLPGLWKALEAAHGEEARDVCQAALLAREALLKGIRHLHAHFASAATTVARLAARFAGLSYSFTAHAKDLFHESVRPDDLRRKLSDAAAVVTVSDYNLQHLRRVFGGAAGHVQRIYNGLDLERFPYESPEDRPPRIVAVGRLIEKKGFADLIDACAILARGGGEFTCQIIGPGPLAEALRRQVEDLGLRGWVELLGPRPQGDVARCVQSAAVLVAPCVVGADGNRDGLPTVLAEAMALGTPCVSTNVTGIPEVVRDGETGLTVAQHDAAALAGAIERLLVDRALRVDVANRARRLIEADFDIDRNTARLRAIFERVHESGVSDRAAIG